The sequence below is a genomic window from Sneathiella marina.
ACCTTGAGGATATAGTCAGGTGACCGGCCTTCCAGAAGCCAGCCACCTCCGACGGAGGCCAAAATGAAGGATATGGATCCCCACAAGCGAATGCGCGCATAATCGATCTTGTGAGTACGTGCCAAGGTCAGAACCAGATTATCTCCTAGGGTTGTAAAGGGTGAAATGAAGACGCCGATAACCAATCCCAGGGCGAGAATTTGCCAAAAGCCATCTACAGCAAAATACAGCTGATATAAACAAAGTGAAATTGCTGACAGAATTAAAAGCAGTGCCTTCCGTCGGCCCAAACGGTCAGCCAGGCTTGCAAATATCGGGATGAACGCGATTTTAATCCAAACAGGCGCCGAAATAACAATACCAATTTGTTCAAGACTTAGGCCCTTATGAGATAGCCACACCGGCCAGAAGGGAAGTTGAAAACCTACAATAAGAAACAAGGTAAAATAAAAAGGTGCCAGCCTGGCGGCCAACATTCTGTCGCTTGCAATAAATGTCGGCAAATAAGGTAGCTTTCCAAGACGTTATAGTCCTCTAATCTTAGGGCAACCAATTTTCGGAGTAAAGCGCACCCAAAATCCCATTGCGTAAACGGGCTTAGTCTGGCTTAATCAACAACTTAAGATTAGATTTCCTTAATTCTAAACAAGGGGCATAAAGTTATGGGAAAAATAATTGGAGGTATAGTTGCGGTAGTCGTTATTATTATAGCGGTGGTCGCAGGTGTTTTCTATTTCAATCTCGATAAAATCATTATTGCGGCTGTCGAAAAATATGGTTCCGAAGTAACTCAGACAGATGTGGTTCTTGACGAGGTTGACCTTGACCTGACCAGCGGCAAAGGTGCCTTAAAAGGTTTCAGCGTTGCTAATCCCAGTGGATTTAATGAAGCCAATGCAGTTCAGTTCAACACGGTAGCTGTCAATGTTGATATCCCGAATACGAATGACAAACTTATTCACATCACGGAAATCCGGATTGAGCAACCAGCCATAACCTATGAAGTGAACGAAACAACAAACAATCTTGATGAAATCAAGAAAAATGTAGACACCTTCATGAAAGAGAACGGCTTAGGTGGCGGCGAACAAAAGGAAGAAGCCAGCTCCGAAGAAGGTCCGAAAATTATTATCGATAATATCTATATTAACGGCGGAAAAGTTACCGTGAAAGCGCCGGTTCTTCTCAACCAGAAAGTAGAAGGAAATCTACCTGATATCCATATGAAGGATATTGGCAAGAGCGAAGGTGGCGCCAGCCCTGACGAAGTAGCGGCCCAGTTAATGAATGAAATTTCTGGAAAAGCCATGGCTGTTGTGACGGATCTTGGTATTGGTAAAACAATTGGCACCTTACTTGACAATGCCGGTGATCTTGCGAATAAAGTTGGCGTTGGCGCCGCTGCCGGTAAAGCCGGTGAAATTTCAAAGGACGCCGCGAAAGGCGCAACGGATGCTGTTGAGGGGGCCGGAAAATCCCTTAAAAAGCTTCTGAGTGATTAATAAAGACAAGACGTTTGGGCGCCAATTATGGAAACTGTAAACGAGAATATTGAAACTGTCTCCGTTTGGATTGGCGTCCTGACGGACTTTGCTATCGAGTATGGATTCCAGATACTCGGAGCTCTTGTATTTTTACTGGTTGGATTGCTGGTTATCAACTGGATCGGCAATCGGCTCGCTGGCGTCGCGCAGGCGAAGAACATTGATGTCACTCTTTCAATGTTTATGGGGAGCGCTGTCAAGCTTATCCTCATAATCGTTCTTATTATTATCACACTTGGAAATTTCGGCATCAGTATCGCGCCCCTGATTGCCTTGGCGGGCGCTGTTACATTTGGCGCCACTCTTGCGCTTCAGGGACCAATATCAAATTTCGGTGCGGGTGTTGCTATTATCATCACACGTCCCTTTGTCGTGGGCAATGTCATCACTGTTCATGGCGTTAGCGGCGTTGTTGATCGTATTACACTCGGCATTACATTTTTGACCGGAGAAGACGGAGAGCAAATTGCAGTCCCGAACAAGGAAATTGTCGGACAAGTGATTGTCAATTCAATGGAACTGCGAATTGTCGAAACGAAATTTTGCATCCCTGCAGATACGGATACGGATCGCGTGATCCAATTGGTCCGTTCGACGCTTTCGAAAATAGACGGCATTGCGAACGATCCAACACCCCAAGTTGGTATCCAGGACTTTACCTACGGAGGCATTATCATCGGAATTCGTGTCTGGGCGCCGGGGCTAAAGTATTTTCAAGTCCGATACAGTGTCAATGGGTCCGTTTTTGAAGCCTTGAAAAACAACGAAATCCACTTAATGACCATGGCAGCAGGGGGCATGATCCTGCCATCCCTGTCGACAGAAGACAATTCATCCTCCCCACCCCCTGTTCTTTAATATTTTTCAATTTCTTCAAAATGTGAATACTTTTCCAAAAGGCTGAAAGACATGGATAATGCACAATCCGCTATTTTTATTGAAGGTACAACTCAGAACCGGTTTCTGGAATTCACTGTAAAAGACGGCGTTTCGCTAGACGAGGCGAAAACAGCTATTGCCAGCGCACTTACAGGTGACTTGGAAAATACAATGAAAGCCCCCCACGTAGTATGGGGATTTGGGCGATCCCTTGCCACATCTCTTTTCGGAACAGATACCCCATCTGATTTACTTGATTTCACTGCTCATGGCTCTGGTGACAACAAAGCCGAAGCCACACAGCGCGATATATTTCTCTGGATACATGGTAGTCACGAAGATGAGGTTTTTGATTGCGCCCGTCTGCATTACCAATGCCTCGCCAACATTTGTAATGTTGAGCTTGAAATAACCGGTTTCAAATATAAAAAAGATCACGATTTAATCGGGTTCGAAGATGGTACGGCAAATCCGAAAACAGATGAAGCACGTGCAGATGCAGCGCTTACAAAGGCGGGCGGCTCTATTTTACTCACCCAGAAATGGGTTCACAAACTCGATAAATTTGAATCCGTCCCGACTTCAGAACAAGAAAAAATTGTTGGCCGGACAAAATACGAGAACCTGGAACTTGAAGGCGACGAAATGCCGCCGACCTCACATGTCAGCCGAACCGATGTAGATATTGACGGTGTTGCTCAAAAGGTTTACCGACGCAGTGCTCCGTTCGGGAACATGCGCGAACACGGACTTTATTTTGTATCATTTGCAAAAGAGACGCAAAGACACGATATACAATTAAAGCGCATGTTCGGTGAGACTGACGACGGGCTCATGGACAGATTGACGGAATTTTCGACAGCGGCAACCGGCTCCTATTGGTACATACCGCCTGCGGCCCAGTTAGCGGCACTGCGAAAATAGATCGGAAGACGTTTTCCGGTTACTTTATTTGTTTAATATCGGTACCATACCGGCCAATAAGACTACAAATGCGGACTTTGTGACATGAAATACATATTCTTACTCGGCGTGCTATTAAGTGTGACAGCCTGTGCAAATTTTTCGATAACCAATCCTAAGGGATATGGCGACTATAGTTACGATTCTAGTAGCTGTTGTTATCAAGGTAATGAACCACGTCCTTAGTTACTGACAAACAACATATACGAGGGGACTCTTCATGAAGCTGACAAGCAATGCGGAACATTGGCATCTTGATAGACTAATAGCATGCCACGCCATTGCTGCATTAATTGGGGCTTCGATGATATGGCCGGTAACTGCAGATATGTGGTTGAAAATTAGTACGGCTACCTTTTACTTGCTAAACGGGTCCTTACTCTGGAATGAGAGCTGGGCTATTCTATGGGCTGCGCTAAATACCAAAACATACGATATTCTTGGAGCGGTCCTGATGTTCCTGCCGACCATATGGTATGTTTTCTCTGGACGTGATCATGATTTAAAGGAGCGCATAGCCAGGACCAGTGTCACCTGGGGCGCAGTTATCGTTGTCGTATTTATTTCAAAAATACTACTCCCATCCATCGATTTTCATAGCCCGACACTCGTGTTGAAGCCTGCCGTTTTCCTCAATGAGCTTGTTCCCTGGATTGATGCAAAATGGGAGTCGAAAAACAGCTTTCCAGGGGATCATGCTGTCGCCGCCTTTTCCTTTGTCGGGATGGTTTTTCTGCTGCTAGACAGAAGAACGGCCTTTCTCACTCTGATTTTTGGAATCCTGTATTCCATTCCCCGGCTCTTTTCCGGGGCCCATTGGCTCAGTGACGAACTGGTTGGAGGCGGAATGGCGCTGTTCATCGCTTTGGGCTGGATGTCCAATCTGCCGACACTTGTTTGGTCGCGTTATGTTTGGGACTGGATATTTTTGCGCTTGCTAAAACGGGAATAAGACGGATCAATAATAAAAAGGAATAAATGATGGCCGATTTAACACTTACACCCGCCTTCGACATGCATTTGAACGTCAAGATGCCGCTTACCAACCTGGGGAAAACACCTTATGGTGACAGACTTATTGCTGAAGTTACGGGCGGTGAAGTTACTGGCCCAATGCTTTCAGGGAAAATCCACGCCGGTGGAGGGGATTGGTTATTGCTCCGCAATGACGGGGTAATGCAGCTTGATGTCAGGCTCACGATTGAAGCGGACGACGGCGGTTTGATCTATGTGACCTATAGAGGAATGCGCCACGGCCCCAAAGATGTGATGGATAGAATGGCGAAGGGGGAACCAGTCGATCCCAGCGAATATTATTTCAAGATGGCTCCAATCTTTGAAACTTCTGCCGGACCACATGATTGGCTAAACAAAAATCTTTTTGTAGCAAACGGCGTTCGAAATCCTGCCGGCCCGACATATCATGTCTTTCTCATAGAATAATCAACGGTTGTTCAGCAAGAGCCATCCCAGGGTATAGAGATGAAAGTTGTTTTTCCGTTCAAGCCCGGAAAATTCTCAAACATTGCATCGAGTACGCCATCAAAAACTCCGGCCAAAGTTGGGCATTTTCCAACTGATTGAACCCGTCCTTCGTAAATCCGGACCGGATTGTCCGATCCAACCGATGCGCCTTCTACTATGTCCAAAGAAATAAATCGGTTATATTCCTCCCAGGTTTGCGTATTATAGCTACGCGCAACCCCTCCATAAAATGGGGCACGTCCAACGCCAACCCCCACGCCAAATGACCCGAAATAAGGATCGGACGTGGTTGAAGATCTTTGTTCCTTTCCATCGATTCCATAGGAAACATAGGCCACAAAATCCGGATCTTCGTTCGGTTCTGCAATATCAAACCCGACCAGTCGGAGCTTGCTTTCTATTTTAGGGCGATAGGATTTGAATTCCAAACTCGAATCCTTCGAAGCCGGTTGAGCCCGAACCGTAATTGTCTTCGAGGCAATATTCTGTACTTCCGGTGTGTAAAACGCTGTTATATTGGCATCAATTGCCGGCGTTCCACACGCCACTAATATCGTTGCCAATGCAATGAATAATAGAGCTTTCATACCTAGTCTCCTGGTAAGGTGCCCGGAATTGTGGAACATTATTGAGTAGGCCTCAATAACAATTCTTCAATTCACACTAAATGGTGTTCTCTGGGAGCGAAATTAACCATATCTGCCGAATATTTTTACAAATAGCGCAGAAACAGATACAATTTCGGATAATTTTTAATCTAATTCGAAATATAAAACCAGTGACGCCTGTAAGTAGCTGTTAATCTTGTCAGTCTCTACTTTTATTAAAAGGGAAAAATACTTTCAGACGCCAATTAATTTATCGAGGCATATATAATGATTATAGAACCAATTGGAAAACCAGCGTTTCTATCAGATATTAAATACGGCGATTTCTTCTTCGCGCAAATTGGAGAGACGATCAGAGGATGTGTCAAAGCTTATCTGATAGAGAACGACTCTCAAATATCAGATTACATTATTTCTTTCACACCCGGATATCAGGACGATAATAAGCTCCCTCTCATGGTTGAAGCGAGATCCATATTGGGCAAAACGGCCTATAGAGTTGCTGATCCGCTTTTCCGTCATACGATTTCAACAAAATCAATGTTGCTCAAGCCTGAATACTGGCCGAAACCCGGCATTGTGATTGAAAATATGGATGGGTCTTATCTGACAATCAAATCCGGGAATATGCCACATAAAATTGTTTATATGAATCTCAGCACCGGGGAACTGGTTTTTTCTGCCCCCAAAGCACCTTTCGTCTTCGTGTTGGAATGGAAAATTATTTTGAAGAGGAACGAAGCCGAACAAGTGCTCGTCCATTTCCCGTTCACGAACGAAAATGTGTTCGCTTAAAATTACGGCATTATTGTAAAATACTCAGTTAGTTTTCGCATTCGGAGTAAAAAGCTGCTCCCCTGAAATTTTGTAATTTCCGATCATGGCTTGCGATTTTTTACTAACGAGCCAGTTTTCAAGCTTTAGGGCGAGATCGTGTTTCACATGGGGATGACGGGCGGCGTTAACCGGGATAAAGCTGTACTGGTTGAACAGAACGGGATCTCCTTCGAAGATAACAGCCAGATTTCGCTTATTTTCAAAATTGAGCCAGCTGCCGCGATCTGCGAAAACATAGGCGTCCATGGCGCTTGCCGTATTTAGAGTAGCCCCCATCCCCGCACCGGTAGCCCTATACCAGGACGCAGGAAATTCTGCTGGCTCCCGGCCCACTGCCACCCATAATGCGATTTCCTTGCGGTTGGTGCCACTGTCATCGCCCCGACTGACGAAAAGATTGCGGTTTTTCTCGATTGCCCTTAACGCCGAGACAGCACTCTCCTGTTTCGCGGCTTGCGCCGGATCCGTAACGGGCCCGATCAGGATAAAATCATTGAACATGATTTCCCGGCGATGAGAGCCATAGCCATTTCTCACAAATTCTTCTTCCGCCATTTTGGAATGCACCAGTATGGCATCGACATCTCCGGCACGGCCCAGTTTTAACGCCTGCCCTGTTCCCACAACGATTAAATGAACGTCCAGGTCGAGATCTTTCTTTATTTCCGGCAATAACACTTCGGATAAGCCGGAATTATGAAAAGATGTTGTGACAGCGAGTTTCAGATCCGCAGCCAGGCCCGCATTTAAAAATGATAGATAAATAACTGAAATAAGCAGAGAGATTTTCTTCAAAGCACAATTTCTCCGCCAATAAAAGCCCTGGCTTCCTCTGTGCTTGGCGTGGGGAAAAAATCGTCAACAGCACATATTTCGTGGATACGACCGCGATACATGAACAGAACGTCGGTTCCAAGCCGCCGGGCTTGGCCAAAGTCATGTGTCGCCATAACAATCCTGGTTCCTGCCGCCTGCGCCTGTCCGATAAGACGCTCAATTTCCTTAGTAGAAGCCCCATCCAGGTTTGTCGTCGGCTCGTCAAGAAATAGAATTCCAGGATTTGTAATGAGGGCCCGCGCCAGCGCCAGCTTCTGCCGCTCCCCGCCAGAGAGAACATGAGCTTTTTTCTCGCCTGAAGCTTCCAGGCCAACATTTTCCAGCCATTTATCAGCCTCCTTCAGTGCCGTCTTTCTTTGGGTCCCGCGTAGGAGGAGCGGATAGGCGATATTGTCCCTGACAGACCGCCGCATGATAACGGGTGTTTGAAACACATAGCATTGTGAAGCATAGGCTTGGGCACGGGGCACATTCCACTTCACATACCCCTGGCTCGCTTTCTCCAGTCCATGCATCAGCCGAAGAAGACTTGTCTTCCCCGATCCATTTGGCCCGACGACAACCGTACATCCCCGGTCCAAAATTTCTAAATTGATTGGGCCAATAAT
It includes:
- a CDS encoding mechanosensitive ion channel family protein, whose amino-acid sequence is METVNENIETVSVWIGVLTDFAIEYGFQILGALVFLLVGLLVINWIGNRLAGVAQAKNIDVTLSMFMGSAVKLILIIVLIIITLGNFGISIAPLIALAGAVTFGATLALQGPISNFGAGVAIIITRPFVVGNVITVHGVSGVVDRITLGITFLTGEDGEQIAVPNKEIVGQVIVNSMELRIVETKFCIPADTDTDRVIQLVRSTLSKIDGIANDPTPQVGIQDFTYGGIIIGIRVWAPGLKYFQVRYSVNGSVFEALKNNEIHLMTMAAGGMILPSLSTEDNSSSPPPVL
- a CDS encoding Dyp-type peroxidase — encoded protein: MDNAQSAIFIEGTTQNRFLEFTVKDGVSLDEAKTAIASALTGDLENTMKAPHVVWGFGRSLATSLFGTDTPSDLLDFTAHGSGDNKAEATQRDIFLWIHGSHEDEVFDCARLHYQCLANICNVELEITGFKYKKDHDLIGFEDGTANPKTDEARADAALTKAGGSILLTQKWVHKLDKFESVPTSEQEKIVGRTKYENLELEGDEMPPTSHVSRTDVDIDGVAQKVYRRSAPFGNMREHGLYFVSFAKETQRHDIQLKRMFGETDDGLMDRLTEFSTAATGSYWYIPPAAQLAALRK
- a CDS encoding phosphatase PAP2 family protein, yielding MKLTSNAEHWHLDRLIACHAIAALIGASMIWPVTADMWLKISTATFYLLNGSLLWNESWAILWAALNTKTYDILGAVLMFLPTIWYVFSGRDHDLKERIARTSVTWGAVIVVVFISKILLPSIDFHSPTLVLKPAVFLNELVPWIDAKWESKNSFPGDHAVAAFSFVGMVFLLLDRRTAFLTLIFGILYSIPRLFSGAHWLSDELVGGGMALFIALGWMSNLPTLVWSRYVWDWIFLRLLKRE
- a CDS encoding DUF3237 domain-containing protein, which encodes MMADLTLTPAFDMHLNVKMPLTNLGKTPYGDRLIAEVTGGEVTGPMLSGKIHAGGGDWLLLRNDGVMQLDVRLTIEADDGGLIYVTYRGMRHGPKDVMDRMAKGEPVDPSEYYFKMAPIFETSAGPHDWLNKNLFVANGVRNPAGPTYHVFLIE
- a CDS encoding DUF4136 domain-containing protein, coding for MKALLFIALATILVACGTPAIDANITAFYTPEVQNIASKTITVRAQPASKDSSLEFKSYRPKIESKLRLVGFDIAEPNEDPDFVAYVSYGIDGKEQRSSTTSDPYFGSFGVGVGVGRAPFYGGVARSYNTQTWEEYNRFISLDIVEGASVGSDNPVRIYEGRVQSVGKCPTLAGVFDGVLDAMFENFPGLNGKTTFISIPWDGSC
- a CDS encoding substrate-binding domain-containing protein yields the protein MKKISLLISVIYLSFLNAGLAADLKLAVTTSFHNSGLSEVLLPEIKKDLDLDVHLIVVGTGQALKLGRAGDVDAILVHSKMAEEEFVRNGYGSHRREIMFNDFILIGPVTDPAQAAKQESAVSALRAIEKNRNLFVSRGDDSGTNRKEIALWVAVGREPAEFPASWYRATGAGMGATLNTASAMDAYVFADRGSWLNFENKRNLAVIFEGDPVLFNQYSFIPVNAARHPHVKHDLALKLENWLVSKKSQAMIGNYKISGEQLFTPNAKTN
- a CDS encoding ABC transporter ATP-binding protein, with the translated sequence MVTSIFPLQIRDACLEKSGTQIIGPINLEILDRGCTVVVGPNGSGKTSLLRLMHGLEKASQGYVKWNVPRAQAYASQCYVFQTPVIMRRSVRDNIAYPLLLRGTQRKTALKEADKWLENVGLEASGEKKAHVLSGGERQKLALARALITNPGILFLDEPTTNLDGASTKEIERLIGQAQAAGTRIVMATHDFGQARRLGTDVLFMYRGRIHEICAVDDFFPTPSTEEARAFIGGEIVL